The proteins below come from a single Malus sylvestris chromosome 3, drMalSylv7.2, whole genome shotgun sequence genomic window:
- the LOC126617016 gene encoding uncharacterized protein LOC126617016, translating into MKSKKEQTDKEILDTFRKVQVNLPLLDAIKQVPKYAKFFKELCMNKRRFNDQETVALSKEVSVVLQRKLPPKLKDAGSFTIPCVIGGKEFGRALCDLGASINLMPYSVYESLNLGELKETKVVIQLADRSNRYPKGLLEDVLVQVNELIFPADFFVLEMEHDPMPTALPLILGKPFLRTTRTKIDVYDGTLTMEIEGESVKFRIFNAMRYPSELESCLSIDVFDYFVQNCFNEGVGQDNLEKALVHSITHGNFNYSKHIEEELIQIVASLESLSPIRGKCSSYFISLPTSNEKTLPSVIQAPKLELKPIPEHLKYAFLGEDETLPVIILSQLSTEEGEK; encoded by the coding sequence atgaaGTCTAAGAAAGAGCAAACTGATAAGGAAATCTTGGATACTTTCCGGAAAGTCCAAGTGAACTTACCTCTTTTAGATGCCATAAAACAAGTGCCCAAGTATGCAAAGTTCTTTAAAGAGCTTTGTATGAACAAGAGGAGATTCAATGATCAAGAAACTGTGGCATTAAGCAAGGAAGTATCAGTTGTTTTGCAGAGAAAGCTGCCACCGAAGTTGAAAGATGccggtagctttaccattccatGTGTAATTGGAGGCAAAGAGTTTGGGAGAGCATTGTGTGATTTGGGGGCATCCATCAATCTGATGCCATATTCAGTGTATGAGtcattgaaccttggagaatTGAAGGAAACAAAGGTAGTAATCCAGTTGGCAGATCGTTCAAATAGATATCCCAAAGGCCTATTGGAGGATGTACTTGTGCAAGTGAATGAGCTCATTTTTCCCGCTGACTTTTTTGTTCTTGAGATGGAACATGATCCTATGCCTACTGCACTTCCTCTTATATTGGGAAAACCATTCCTTAGAACAACACGTACGAAGATTGATGTCTACGATGGTACCTTAACCATGGAAATTGAGGGGGAAAGCGTCAAGTTCAGAATCTTCAATGCTATGAGGTATCCTAGTGAATTAGAATCTTGTTTGTCTATTGATGTGTTTGACTATTTTGTGCAGAATTGTTTTAATGAAGGTGTGGGACAAGATAATTTAGAGAAGGCATTAGTGCATAGCATTACACatggaaattttaattattcaaaGCACATTGAAGAAGAATTAATCCAAATAGTAGCCTCTCTTGAGTCTCTTTCACCAATTCGTGGTAAGTGttcttcctattttatttctcttcctaCTTCTAACGAAAAAACTCttccttctgtgattcaggcacccaaaTTGGAGCTTAAACCAATTCCTGAAcatttgaagtatgcatttttGGGAGAGGATGAAACATTACCCGTCATCATATTGTCACAACTTTCAACAGAAGAGGGGGAAAAATAA